From a region of the Syngnathus scovelli strain Florida chromosome 19, RoL_Ssco_1.2, whole genome shotgun sequence genome:
- the zgc:114119 gene encoding mediator of RNA polymerase II transcription subunit 30-like isoform X1 produces MAAPLPQKTSMAGMATQQQQQPPHSGSMAAGQPMPPQGALREISPVFLCRIGQETVQDIVTRTMEIFQITRATQLPNGVTQSQAMYQDRFGKLQEHLRQLALLFRKLRLLYERCVEMTADLQEGPAELVPYVGEELVNVRVETCSPSVHQERKEVLEKVRQKNQEMKVLMDQMRNLLWDVNAMLTLRK; encoded by the exons ATGGCAGCACCTTTACCACAGAAGACGAGCATGGCAGGAATGGCCacacaacagcagcaacagccACCTCACAGTGGTTCGATGGCAGCAGGTCAGCCAATGCCACCCCAGGGTGCCCTCAGAGAAATCTCGCCCGTGTTCCTCTGTCGAATCGGACAGGAAACCGTCCAGGATATCGTCACTCGTACCATGGAGATCTTCCAAATCACACGAGCCACGCAA CTTCCCAATGGTGTGACTCAGAGTCAGGCAATGTACCAAGACCGCTTTGGGAAGCTCCAAGAGCACTTGAGGCAGCTCGCCCTACTCTTCCGGAAACTTCGCCTCCTGTACGAACGCTGCGTGGAGATGACAGCTGACCTGCAAGAGGGGCCTGCGGAA ctTGTGCCCTATGTTGGAGAAGAGCTGGTGAATGTCAGAGTGGAGACTTGTAGTCCTTCAGTCCACCAGGAGCGAAAAGAAGTCCTTGAG AAGGTCCGTCAGAAGAATCAGGAGATGAAGGTTCTGATGGATCAGATGAGGAACTTACTGTGGGACGTCAACGCCATGTTGACCCTGAGGAAATGA
- the zgc:114119 gene encoding mediator of RNA polymerase II transcription subunit 30-like isoform X2, with product MAAPLPQKTSMAGMATQQQQQPPHSGSMAAGQPMPPQGALREISPVFLCRIGQETVQDIVTRTMEIFQITRATQLPNGVTQSQAMYQDRFGKLQEHLRQLALLFRKLRLLYERCVEMTADLQEGPAELVPYVGEELVNVRVETCSPSVHQERKEVLEVRQKNQEMKVLMDQMRNLLWDVNAMLTLRK from the exons ATGGCAGCACCTTTACCACAGAAGACGAGCATGGCAGGAATGGCCacacaacagcagcaacagccACCTCACAGTGGTTCGATGGCAGCAGGTCAGCCAATGCCACCCCAGGGTGCCCTCAGAGAAATCTCGCCCGTGTTCCTCTGTCGAATCGGACAGGAAACCGTCCAGGATATCGTCACTCGTACCATGGAGATCTTCCAAATCACACGAGCCACGCAA CTTCCCAATGGTGTGACTCAGAGTCAGGCAATGTACCAAGACCGCTTTGGGAAGCTCCAAGAGCACTTGAGGCAGCTCGCCCTACTCTTCCGGAAACTTCGCCTCCTGTACGAACGCTGCGTGGAGATGACAGCTGACCTGCAAGAGGGGCCTGCGGAA ctTGTGCCCTATGTTGGAGAAGAGCTGGTGAATGTCAGAGTGGAGACTTGTAGTCCTTCAGTCCACCAGGAGCGAAAAGAAGTCCTTGAG GTCCGTCAGAAGAATCAGGAGATGAAGGTTCTGATGGATCAGATGAGGAACTTACTGTGGGACGTCAACGCCATGTTGACCCTGAGGAAATGA